In Paenibacillus sp. FSL R7-0345, a single window of DNA contains:
- a CDS encoding FIST N-terminal domain-containing protein, with protein MKALSFNTLDDARRQLEELGENRGLVLFASAAAVRELSPLAPPHAVLCSTKGEYTPEGYRSGVITGFEYDVRMTGIVEILQPPVLSSAGLNAAYQKVKDNANAFLLLLCDGAAAMEEAILSSLFFIAPEFKVIGGSAADDESGETYIYIGSRRVKNLGIFFNMAARTSLIKENIYVPTGNTLLVTEADVFGRTVFSFNGRPAAEEYARVLGVPEEELTQHFLSSPLGKRYEDDLIIASPMTANPDRSVTFYSQVMSSTYVEVLGLADPLAVLEETLGASPYKPSFVLNINCTLRDQLFNRDRLWGAFDDKMLSFCGNTTGFISYGEQYYKKHANQTMILLLVE; from the coding sequence ATGAAAGCTTTATCGTTTAATACGCTGGACGATGCAAGGCGTCAACTGGAGGAACTTGGAGAGAACCGCGGACTGGTGCTGTTTGCTTCAGCTGCTGCTGTCAGAGAATTGTCTCCGCTGGCCCCGCCGCATGCCGTACTGTGCTCGACCAAAGGCGAATACACTCCTGAGGGTTACCGAAGCGGCGTTATTACCGGCTTTGAATACGATGTACGCATGACGGGAATTGTTGAAATTCTGCAGCCGCCGGTTCTGAGCAGTGCCGGGCTGAATGCGGCCTATCAAAAGGTAAAAGACAATGCCAACGCTTTTCTGCTGCTGCTGTGCGACGGCGCGGCTGCGATGGAGGAGGCGATTCTTTCTTCGCTGTTTTTTATTGCACCGGAGTTTAAGGTGATCGGCGGCAGTGCAGCGGATGATGAGAGCGGCGAGACGTACATCTATATCGGCAGCCGGCGGGTAAAGAATCTGGGTATTTTTTTCAATATGGCTGCCCGCACCTCGCTGATCAAAGAGAATATATACGTCCCGACAGGCAACACGCTGCTGGTAACGGAGGCGGATGTGTTTGGCAGAACGGTATTTTCGTTTAACGGCCGGCCTGCGGCTGAGGAGTATGCCCGTGTGCTGGGCGTACCGGAAGAGGAGCTGACGCAGCATTTTCTCAGCAGTCCGCTCGGCAAAAGATATGAGGACGATCTGATTATCGCCTCCCCGATGACGGCCAATCCCGACCGCTCGGTCACCTTTTACAGCCAGGTGATGTCCAGTACTTATGTAGAGGTATTAGGTCTGGCCGACCCGCTGGCCGTGCTGGAGGAAACTCTAGGCGCAAGCCCGTACAAGCCTTCCTTTGTACTCAATATTAACTGCACTCTGCGGGACCAGCTGTTCAACCGTGACCGGCTGTGGGGCGCATTCGACGACAAGATGCTCAGCTTCTGCGGCAATACTACCGGGTTCATCAGCTATGGAGAGCAATATTATAAAAAGCATGCCAACCAGACCATGATTCTGCTGCTGGTTGAATAG
- the atzF gene encoding allophanate hydrolase: MAMAEFPLKLSAGWLRDQYRSGVLTPETVIREIIRRSQEDQELNIWIEPPDYGRILPYLEAISHLDREDYPLWGIPFAVKDNIDVQGFPTTAACPQFSYIPDRHSSVVERLVGAGAIPVGKSNLDQFATGLVGTRSPHGAVHNALRPEYISGGSSSGSAVAVARGQAVFSLGTDTAGSGRVPAALNGLVGYKPSLGAWPTLGVVPACASLDCVTVFANSLEEALLVDRQVRGLDVSDPWSRSIPRQADRRPARLLFPAEPLGFYGPHEEEYRLAWQAAGDSLKELGIPVEYVDCTMFFEAASILYDGPWVAERWAGLGAFVENNRASVLPVTEQILSSGNGERHTASSLFQAMHRLQEYKAKSRELLQDAVLVMPTCGGTWTREQVELNPVGANSDMGRYTNHCNLLDLSAVAVPAGEAAQDLPFGITLFALADSEHLLAGMAGLYLGASGLEDTELAGKVETADTAATVQQYTTIAVCGLHMQGYPLEKQMTGHGAYFWRESRTAPCYDMIRLQTAPAKPGLLKKARGGASIQLELWKMPVQSVGAFAALIPAPLGLGKVELEDGSEVIGFICEGYAEAEAENITASGGWRYA, encoded by the coding sequence ATGGCTATGGCCGAATTTCCGCTCAAGCTGTCTGCAGGATGGCTGCGGGACCAATACAGAAGCGGAGTGCTCACGCCGGAGACGGTTATCCGTGAAATTATCCGGCGTTCACAGGAGGATCAGGAGCTGAATATTTGGATTGAGCCGCCGGACTACGGGCGGATACTGCCCTATCTGGAGGCTATAAGCCATTTGGACAGAGAGGATTATCCGCTATGGGGAATTCCGTTTGCGGTCAAGGATAATATAGATGTGCAGGGCTTCCCTACCACAGCTGCTTGCCCGCAATTCAGCTATATACCGGACAGACATTCCTCTGTGGTGGAGCGCTTAGTCGGTGCCGGGGCGATTCCTGTAGGCAAAAGCAACCTGGATCAATTTGCCACCGGACTGGTCGGCACAAGAAGTCCGCATGGGGCGGTGCATAACGCGCTCAGACCGGAATATATCAGCGGCGGCTCCAGCTCCGGCTCGGCAGTTGCTGTTGCCCGCGGCCAGGCAGTCTTCTCGCTGGGCACGGATACTGCCGGCTCCGGGCGTGTACCGGCAGCGCTGAACGGTCTGGTAGGGTATAAGCCCAGCCTGGGTGCCTGGCCTACCTTGGGAGTAGTCCCGGCTTGCGCCAGCCTGGACTGTGTCACGGTGTTCGCGAACAGCCTGGAGGAAGCGTTGCTGGTTGACCGGCAGGTGCGCGGCCTGGATGTATCCGATCCCTGGTCCCGCAGTATCCCCCGGCAGGCAGACCGTCGTCCTGCCAGGCTGCTGTTTCCGGCAGAGCCGCTTGGCTTCTATGGCCCTCATGAGGAGGAGTACCGGCTGGCCTGGCAAGCAGCGGGTGATTCGCTGAAGGAGCTGGGGATTCCGGTGGAATACGTGGACTGTACAATGTTCTTCGAAGCGGCTTCCATTCTGTATGATGGCCCCTGGGTAGCGGAGCGCTGGGCAGGTCTGGGAGCATTTGTGGAGAATAACCGCGCTTCCGTGCTTCCTGTCACAGAACAGATTTTATCGTCAGGAAACGGGGAACGGCATACAGCCTCCAGCTTGTTCCAGGCCATGCACCGGCTGCAGGAGTACAAGGCTAAATCCCGCGAGCTGCTGCAGGACGCGGTGCTGGTCATGCCCACTTGTGGAGGCACCTGGACCAGAGAGCAGGTGGAGCTTAATCCGGTTGGCGCCAATTCGGATATGGGCCGCTACACCAATCACTGCAATTTGCTTGATCTGTCTGCGGTGGCTGTCCCTGCCGGAGAAGCTGCGCAGGATTTGCCGTTCGGGATCACTTTATTCGCGCTGGCGGACAGCGAGCATCTGCTGGCGGGAATGGCAGGCCTTTACCTTGGGGCTTCCGGCCTGGAAGATACGGAGCTGGCTGGGAAAGTTGAAACAGCAGATACAGCAGCAACCGTGCAGCAATATACTACGATTGCCGTCTGCGGCCTGCATATGCAGGGCTATCCGCTCGAAAAACAGATGACCGGTCACGGCGCTTATTTCTGGCGCGAGTCCAGAACGGCACCCTGCTACGATATGATCAGACTGCAGACTGCACCTGCCAAGCCAGGTCTGCTTAAAAAAGCCCGAGGGGGAGCCTCCATTCAGCTCGAGCTATGGAAGATGCCGGTTCAATCGGTTGGCGCATTTGCAGCTCTGATTCCCGCGCCGCTTGGGCTTGGGAAGGTGGAGCTTGAGGACGGAAGTGAGGTTATAGGGTTTATCTGTGAAGGCTATGCCGAGGCAGAAGCGGAAAATATAACGGCCAGCGGCGGCTGGCGTTATGCTTGA
- a CDS encoding ATP-binding protein gives MSTQTIMLNSLTSVNDGGHIIYMFEDYDRYVDNALTYITTAIELGHHILFIEQAATYQLILNKLAEFLPSDQLEYLHYANNIDYYGSRGDFDFEHIVSHFEDVTGTFQHKGLSLRTWANVMTWGEHGEDKIRGNLMNYERQTCCFVREYGMVSVCAYNALAISASLQTELMREHEYVMMDLEFIKSPLYRYHSPEEVIFPSLSVQRQLLNEQKHLLIEKEAMELANQAKNEFIAMMNHEIRTPMNGVLGMAELLAATGLDDHQQEYVSTIQKSGKSLLRIVNDILDYSKLESGFGQLLAEPFSVRESIAETLELLTPAIWNKQLQLNVSIGSDIPELVTGDDGRLRQVLLNLLGNAVKFTEAGSISVAVHLLSASSDTVRLQFSVQDTGSGIPPEQQSRLFLPFYRADNNITRQTEGTGLGLAICRRIVTLMNGEIGLASAELASTGTTIVFTAEFGIFTSAP, from the coding sequence ATGAGTACACAGACAATCATGTTAAATTCTTTGACAAGCGTTAATGACGGGGGACATATCATCTATATGTTCGAGGATTACGATCGTTATGTTGATAATGCGCTGACTTATATTACAACTGCCATTGAGCTTGGCCATCATATTTTGTTCATTGAGCAAGCAGCCACTTATCAGCTTATCTTAAATAAACTGGCTGAATTCCTCCCTTCTGACCAGCTTGAATATCTGCATTATGCAAACAACATTGATTATTACGGCTCCCGGGGAGATTTTGATTTTGAGCATATTGTGAGTCACTTTGAGGATGTAACGGGAACCTTTCAGCATAAAGGCCTTTCTTTGCGTACGTGGGCTAATGTGATGACCTGGGGAGAGCATGGCGAGGATAAAATCCGCGGCAACCTGATGAATTATGAGCGGCAGACCTGCTGTTTTGTCCGTGAATATGGAATGGTCTCTGTATGCGCCTATAATGCACTTGCTATCTCTGCTTCCCTGCAGACTGAACTCATGAGAGAGCATGAGTATGTAATGATGGACCTGGAGTTTATTAAATCGCCCCTCTACAGGTATCACTCTCCGGAAGAAGTGATTTTCCCTTCCTTATCGGTGCAGAGACAGCTGCTGAATGAACAAAAGCATCTGCTCATTGAGAAAGAAGCCATGGAGCTGGCCAACCAGGCCAAAAATGAGTTCATCGCCATGATGAATCATGAAATCAGAACGCCGATGAACGGCGTGCTGGGCATGGCTGAGCTATTGGCCGCAACTGGGCTGGATGACCACCAGCAGGAGTACGTTTCCACCATCCAAAAAAGCGGCAAGTCCCTGTTGCGGATCGTCAACGACATTCTGGACTACAGCAAGCTGGAGTCCGGCTTCGGACAGCTGCTGGCTGAGCCGTTCAGTGTGCGGGAATCCATAGCGGAGACACTGGAGCTGCTTACTCCGGCTATCTGGAACAAGCAGCTTCAGCTTAACGTTTCTATCGGCTCCGACATTCCAGAGCTTGTAACCGGAGATGATGGCCGGCTGCGGCAGGTGCTGCTGAATTTACTGGGGAATGCGGTAAAATTCACCGAAGCAGGAAGCATTTCGGTTGCAGTACATCTTCTTTCGGCTTCTTCTGATACAGTCCGGCTGCAATTTAGTGTACAGGATACCGGCAGCGGCATACCTCCTGAACAACAATCCCGGCTCTTCCTTCCCTTTTACCGTGCAGATAACAATATAACCCGTCAGACAGAAGGCACCGGACTTGGTCTCGCAATCTGCAGGCGGATTGTGACACTGATGAACGGTGAGATCGGCCTCGCTTCAGCAGAGCTGGCTTCAACCGGCACGACGATTGTTTTCACAGCCGAATTCGGCATCTTTACTTCTGCGCCTTAA
- a CDS encoding GntR family transcriptional regulator, which produces MTQFVYKQIIDDLKMKIFAGAYPDMRLPDERTLSETYQVSRSSIKRALAKMESVGIIFKKRGSGTFINPLYIKNESIFNYEGSNLGVTDNFQMHGTKPKVKVLNFEVIPPTKELQRDLFLGPHDFVYKIVRLRLFDDEPFMIETGYIPIKIVQDLNQTIIEGSIFNYLEDSRNLAVTKSFLSVFAEPSEANDQELLHLSPNEPVSIMEGIFFLDNGTPLEFSHMRFHYKYLKFNTFVSVT; this is translated from the coding sequence ATGACACAATTTGTCTACAAGCAGATTATTGATGACCTCAAAATGAAAATTTTTGCCGGAGCATACCCGGATATGCGCCTGCCCGACGAACGGACGCTCAGCGAGACCTATCAGGTCAGCCGCAGCTCAATCAAACGTGCACTCGCCAAGATGGAGAGTGTCGGCATTATTTTCAAAAAACGGGGCTCAGGCACCTTTATCAATCCCTTGTACATAAAAAATGAATCGATTTTCAATTATGAAGGCTCTAATCTGGGGGTGACCGATAACTTCCAGATGCATGGCACGAAGCCCAAGGTTAAGGTGCTGAATTTCGAGGTCATTCCTCCGACCAAAGAGCTGCAGCGGGATTTGTTCCTCGGGCCCCATGATTTTGTGTATAAAATCGTCCGGCTCCGTCTGTTCGACGATGAACCGTTCATGATTGAAACCGGTTATATCCCGATCAAAATTGTCCAGGATCTTAACCAGACGATTATCGAAGGCTCGATCTTCAATTATCTGGAGGATTCCCGTAATCTGGCGGTGACCAAATCATTTCTGTCCGTGTTTGCAGAGCCGTCCGAGGCCAATGACCAGGAGCTGCTGCACCTGTCGCCGAATGAGCCTGTCAGCATCATGGAAGGGATTTTCTTTCTGGATAACGGGACTCCGCTTGAATTCTCGCATATGAGATTCCACTACAAATATCTGAAATTTAATACTTTTGTATCGGTCACTTGA
- the tyrS gene encoding tyrosine--tRNA ligase: protein MNIIDELEWRDAINQQTDAEGLRELTNTKAVSLYCGVDPTGDSMHIGHLIPFMVLRRFQLAGHRPVILIGGATGTIGDPSGRQSERSLQTLEQVQENVDALTAQMKKLFISDDDANQVRLVNNYDWTKNINVIEFLRDFGKNFSINTMLAKDVVSSRLDSGISFTEFSYQILQSIDYLHLFKHEDVQLQIGGSDQWGNITSGLDLIRKKEGNEAKAFGLTIPLMLKADGTKFGKTAGGAVWLDPKKTTPYEFYQFWANTDDRDVIKYLKYFTFLSKEEIEALAAKVESEPHKREAQKALAEEMTRFVHSEELLEQAKRITAALFSGDIRSLTADEIEEGFKEMPTFTASTETKNIVEWLVDLGIEPSKRQAREDITKGAISINGERVNELEVEITAEQAIGGKFIIVRKGKKNYSLVKLV, encoded by the coding sequence TTGAATATTATTGATGAACTGGAATGGCGCGATGCCATTAATCAGCAGACGGATGCGGAAGGACTGCGCGAATTAACGAATACTAAGGCGGTTTCACTGTACTGCGGTGTAGACCCGACCGGAGACAGTATGCATATCGGGCATCTGATCCCGTTTATGGTGCTCAGACGCTTTCAGCTGGCAGGACACCGTCCGGTGATCCTGATCGGCGGAGCTACCGGAACGATCGGCGATCCGAGCGGACGCCAGAGCGAGCGCTCCCTGCAGACACTCGAGCAGGTGCAGGAGAATGTGGATGCGCTGACTGCGCAGATGAAGAAGCTGTTTATCTCTGATGATGACGCCAATCAGGTCCGTCTGGTCAACAACTATGACTGGACCAAGAACATCAATGTTATTGAATTCCTGCGCGATTTCGGCAAAAACTTCAGCATCAACACCATGCTCGCCAAGGATGTAGTCTCCAGCCGTCTGGACAGCGGGATTTCGTTCACCGAGTTCTCGTACCAGATTCTGCAGTCGATCGATTACCTGCACCTGTTCAAGCATGAGGATGTGCAGCTGCAGATCGGCGGCTCCGACCAATGGGGCAATATCACAAGCGGCCTGGACCTGATCCGGAAAAAAGAAGGCAACGAAGCAAAAGCATTCGGCCTCACCATCCCGCTGATGCTCAAAGCGGACGGCACCAAGTTCGGCAAAACTGCAGGCGGCGCTGTGTGGCTCGATCCGAAGAAAACAACCCCTTACGAGTTCTACCAGTTCTGGGCGAACACAGATGACCGGGATGTAATCAAATACCTCAAGTACTTCACGTTCCTCAGCAAAGAAGAGATCGAAGCTCTTGCTGCCAAAGTGGAGTCCGAGCCGCACAAGCGCGAAGCACAGAAAGCACTGGCGGAAGAGATGACCCGGTTCGTGCACAGTGAAGAATTGCTGGAGCAGGCTAAGCGTATTACCGCAGCACTGTTCAGCGGTGATATCCGCTCCCTGACTGCCGATGAGATTGAAGAAGGCTTCAAGGAAATGCCGACCTTCACTGCCTCGACCGAAACGAAGAATATCGTCGAATGGCTGGTTGACCTTGGTATCGAGCCGTCCAAACGCCAGGCGCGCGAAGACATTACCAAAGGTGCAATCTCGATCAACGGCGAGCGTGTAAATGAGCTTGAGGTAGAGATCACCGCTGAGCAAGCCATTGGCGGCAAGTTCATCATCGTCCGCAAAGGCAAGAAAAACTACAGCCTGGTAAAACTGGTTTAA
- a CDS encoding PucR family transcriptional regulator ligand-binding domain-containing protein, which yields MANNVITGLTCSDILLIPDLKEAVVLAGAGGLHRYINRVNVMEVPDVIDWVRPGEFLITSGFPFRDQPDLISDMIPQLNQKGVSALGIKTKRFIDEVPARALELADQLDFPIFELPSSTSFSDVVRDIMERVLVQEARELSQLQSRFQKLSKQLLHGDGIEDFLRTLDGMLHNPIVLLDDMDHLFCSPQAEELGFHRQSPVWLQLRDEASLGICFITLGERRIRAYVSTVNDKQMNQCLLILLEWNQELTMVDQLTIDRVGVLVGLEMINANARREVELKYVDQFLQDWISGRIVAGEDLKLRAEACGCPLPDHAMTAAVVGWLDMKPEVKQLQQAVKRIRTRPDLQHVKMTIMEGELAVTIADNGDSPLADTLQRLLTELSAVCAKDTFVFCIGDKVSRPDLVHFSYESAKKIYHIREICDFREPFIDYRKLGVFRLLYHLPELEEIREYRDQYLIPLLDYDNKHNVSLLQTLTQYFKNSRNVKKTSAALFTHYNTVTYRIERACELLNLNSDDGDDMLELHLALKLHEMRPYEKQRNPQNRR from the coding sequence ATGGCGAACAATGTAATCACAGGTCTGACCTGCAGCGACATCCTGTTGATTCCCGATCTCAAGGAGGCAGTAGTGCTTGCCGGAGCGGGCGGCTTGCACCGTTACATAAATCGCGTAAACGTGATGGAGGTCCCGGATGTTATTGATTGGGTCCGGCCGGGGGAGTTCCTGATTACGAGCGGGTTCCCCTTCCGTGACCAGCCGGATTTGATTTCAGACATGATTCCGCAGCTGAACCAAAAGGGCGTTTCTGCCCTGGGGATCAAAACCAAACGTTTTATTGATGAGGTTCCGGCCAGGGCGCTTGAGCTTGCCGACCAGCTGGATTTCCCGATTTTTGAGCTGCCCTCGTCCACATCATTCTCTGATGTAGTCAGGGATATCATGGAGCGGGTGCTGGTGCAGGAAGCCAGGGAGCTCTCCCAGCTCCAGAGCCGGTTTCAGAAGCTGTCGAAGCAGCTGCTGCACGGTGACGGCATTGAGGACTTTCTGCGCACGCTGGACGGAATGCTGCACAATCCGATTGTGCTTCTGGATGATATGGACCATCTGTTCTGTTCTCCGCAGGCCGAGGAGCTCGGATTTCACCGCCAGTCACCGGTCTGGCTTCAGCTCAGGGATGAGGCGAGTCTGGGCATTTGCTTCATCACCCTTGGAGAACGGCGGATCAGGGCTTATGTGTCTACAGTTAATGACAAGCAGATGAACCAGTGCCTGCTGATCTTGCTTGAATGGAACCAGGAGCTGACTATGGTCGATCAGCTGACTATTGACAGGGTAGGTGTTCTGGTCGGACTGGAAATGATCAATGCGAACGCCCGCAGAGAAGTGGAGCTGAAGTACGTGGATCAGTTCCTGCAGGACTGGATCAGCGGCAGGATTGTGGCCGGCGAGGATCTGAAGCTGAGGGCAGAGGCCTGCGGCTGTCCGCTGCCTGATCATGCAATGACTGCAGCGGTGGTGGGCTGGCTGGATATGAAGCCTGAGGTGAAGCAGCTGCAGCAGGCGGTGAAGAGAATCAGGACCAGGCCGGATTTACAGCATGTGAAGATGACGATCATGGAAGGCGAGCTGGCAGTTACGATAGCGGATAACGGGGACAGCCCGCTCGCCGACACTCTGCAGCGCCTGCTTACGGAGCTTAGTGCTGTTTGTGCCAAAGATACATTTGTCTTCTGCATCGGAGACAAGGTTAGCCGTCCTGATCTGGTGCATTTCAGCTATGAGTCAGCAAAAAAGATTTATCATATCCGCGAGATTTGCGATTTTCGTGAACCGTTCATAGATTATAGAAAGCTGGGCGTCTTCAGGCTGCTGTACCATTTGCCGGAGCTTGAAGAAATCCGGGAGTACCGGGATCAGTATCTGATTCCCCTGCTTGATTACGACAACAAGCACAACGTATCCCTGCTGCAGACGCTAACCCAGTACTTCAAGAACAGCCGCAATGTAAAAAAAACCTCAGCCGCATTGTTCACTCATTATAATACCGTGACCTACAGGATTGAACGTGCCTGTGAGCTGCTGAACCTGAACTCAGATGACGGGGACGATATGCTTGAGCTTCATTTGGCTCTCAAGCTGCATGAGATGAGGCCTTATGAGAAGCAGCGTAACCCGCAGAATAGGAGATGA
- a CDS encoding methyl-accepting chemotaxis protein translates to MQWMTKLRSLRMKSPADTEILIPEAAVPAGAVAESSIEPVPEPVSYSVHAYALAEQIRLETGAILQQEGRMVEEFAALRAGSGELISQVGGTQQLLEHLKANSGQTEDLINEMYGSLSYSSNKIEFAKEANVQISEEMQKASAVFTEFVTLNEELRRHFTSIEQLARVITDIAEQTNLLSLNAAIEAARAGEHGRGFAVVSTEIRKLADSTRNHVKEIMGSLTGMTDVMEQLHSKSGDGTRAMTETAERISQSTVFMNEIVEAEEEVFEHLEKIQVSQESSMEDVEQINSGLLRILEKSGQDSDQFQKLVMAVQQKADHYQQLLNHLHQIEQLQQLDITQEMH, encoded by the coding sequence ATGCAATGGATGACCAAGCTTCGCTCACTCCGGATGAAATCTCCGGCAGATACTGAGATTCTGATTCCAGAAGCTGCCGTGCCTGCTGGCGCGGTTGCTGAATCTTCAATTGAGCCTGTACCTGAACCGGTATCTTATAGCGTTCACGCTTATGCCTTGGCCGAGCAGATCCGCCTTGAGACCGGAGCAATCCTGCAGCAGGAGGGGCGGATGGTTGAAGAATTTGCAGCCCTGCGTGCAGGCAGCGGCGAGCTGATCAGTCAGGTCGGCGGGACACAGCAGCTGCTTGAACATCTGAAGGCAAACAGCGGGCAGACTGAAGACCTTATCAATGAAATGTATGGCAGCCTGTCGTATTCCTCCAATAAAATCGAATTCGCGAAGGAAGCCAACGTACAGATTTCCGAGGAAATGCAGAAGGCGTCAGCTGTATTTACCGAATTTGTTACCTTGAACGAGGAGCTGCGCCGGCATTTCACCAGTATTGAACAGCTGGCGAGAGTCATTACGGATATCGCCGAGCAGACGAACCTGCTGTCGTTAAATGCTGCTATTGAAGCAGCCCGGGCAGGTGAGCATGGACGCGGCTTTGCAGTTGTGTCCACGGAGATCCGTAAGCTTGCCGACAGCACCCGCAACCATGTGAAAGAGATAATGGGCTCACTCACGGGAATGACCGATGTGATGGAGCAGCTGCACAGCAAATCCGGCGACGGAACCAGGGCAATGACTGAAACGGCTGAGCGGATCAGCCAGTCTACCGTTTTTATGAATGAGATTGTGGAAGCGGAGGAGGAAGTGTTCGAGCATCTGGAGAAAATCCAGGTGTCCCAGGAGAGCAGCATGGAGGATGTCGAGCAAATTAACAGCGGCCTGCTGCGTATTCTGGAGAAATCCGGCCAGGATTCGGACCAGTTCCAGAAGCTCGTAATGGCGGTCCAGCAAAAAGCCGATCATTATCAGCAGCTGCTCAACCATTTGCATCAGATCGAACAGCTGCAACAGCTTGACATTACGCAGGAAATGCACTGA